A single window of Bordetella genomosp. 11 DNA harbors:
- a CDS encoding HlyD family secretion protein: MNAPQSSNPKRKRLMLIATGVFVLAAIAYGAWWWLVGSHFESTDDAYVHGNLVQITPQVPGTVVAIEADDTEMIEAGAPLVRLDPSDTDIALQQAEAKLAQTVRQVRTLYVQNDALAADVAVRQADVERAQADLTRARSDLARRQTLAKSGGVSGEEILHAQTTLKSAESGLAQARASLEASRAKLATNQALTHGTSVENHPDVREAEAELRNAWLAQSRTVLPAPVTGMVARRSVQVGQRVAPGNTLMNVVPLNQLWVEANFKEGQLREMRVGQPVKLTADLYGGSVTYHGTVVGLDAGTGSAFALLPAQNATGNWIKVVQRVPVRIALDPQELKTHPLRIGLSMDVEVDLSKQDGPAVTEQPRRAEPALATRAFDPDSKQVDAMIQKIVQENLVQ, encoded by the coding sequence ATGAACGCCCCTCAAAGCTCCAATCCCAAACGCAAGCGCCTGATGCTGATCGCAACGGGTGTGTTCGTGCTGGCCGCCATCGCGTACGGCGCATGGTGGTGGCTGGTCGGCTCTCATTTCGAGAGTACCGACGACGCCTACGTGCACGGCAACCTGGTGCAGATCACGCCGCAGGTACCCGGTACGGTCGTCGCCATTGAAGCCGACGACACGGAAATGATCGAAGCGGGCGCGCCCCTGGTGCGCCTGGATCCCTCGGATACCGACATCGCCCTGCAGCAGGCCGAAGCCAAACTGGCACAGACCGTGCGCCAGGTGCGGACGCTATACGTGCAGAACGATGCCCTGGCCGCCGATGTGGCGGTCCGCCAGGCCGACGTGGAACGCGCGCAGGCCGACCTGACCCGCGCCCGCAGCGACCTCGCGCGCCGCCAGACGCTGGCCAAATCCGGCGGCGTGAGCGGCGAGGAGATCCTGCATGCCCAGACTACCCTGAAGTCCGCGGAATCCGGTCTGGCGCAGGCGCGAGCCTCCCTGGAGGCGTCCAGGGCCAAGCTGGCCACCAACCAGGCGCTGACGCACGGCACCAGCGTCGAAAACCATCCGGACGTTCGTGAAGCCGAAGCCGAACTGCGCAATGCCTGGCTGGCGCAATCGCGCACGGTATTGCCCGCTCCGGTCACCGGCATGGTGGCACGCCGCAGCGTCCAGGTCGGCCAGCGCGTGGCCCCGGGCAATACGCTGATGAACGTCGTGCCGTTGAACCAGCTGTGGGTGGAAGCCAACTTCAAGGAAGGACAACTGCGCGAGATGCGAGTGGGCCAGCCGGTCAAGCTGACCGCGGACCTGTACGGCGGCAGCGTGACCTACCACGGCACGGTGGTTGGCCTGGACGCCGGCACCGGCAGCGCTTTCGCCCTGCTGCCCGCGCAGAACGCGACCGGCAACTGGATCAAGGTCGTCCAGCGGGTCCCCGTGCGCATCGCGCTGGATCCGCAGGAACTCAAGACGCATCCCTTGCGTATCGGCCTGTCCATGGACGTCGAAGTCGACCTGAGCAAGCAGGATGGTCCCGCCGTCACGGAACAACCCCGCCGCGCCGAACCCGCGCTCGCCACCCGGGCCTTCGATCCCGATAGCAAGCAGGTCGACGCCATGATCCAAAAGATCGTTCAAGAGAACCTCGTGCAATGA
- a CDS encoding YgdI/YgdR family lipoprotein — protein sequence MTLKFTAMSLATVAILAGCSSPSVVNTRDGSQIVTPDKPDYDKKSGMYQYDQNGKEVQINKDDVKSIEQVK from the coding sequence ATGACCCTGAAGTTCACCGCGATGTCGCTAGCTACCGTTGCCATCCTGGCCGGCTGCTCTTCACCGTCCGTCGTGAATACACGGGATGGTTCCCAGATCGTGACACCCGACAAGCCCGACTACGACAAGAAGTCCGGGATGTACCAGTACGATCAAAATGGCAAGGAGGTCCAGATCAACAAGGACGATGTGAAGTCGATCGAACAGGTCAAATAA
- a CDS encoding DHA2 family efflux MFS transporter permease subunit, producing MNPASNAVPARSEAPAAPADPQRPVTYPPLEGGLRIVGSIALSTAVFMNVLDTSIANVSIPTISGDLGVSTSQGTWVITSFAVANAITVPLTGWLTQRFGQVRLFVISTLLFVVASWLCGFAPTLETLIAFRVLQGAVAGPMIPLSQTLMLASFPRNKAGMALALWSMTTLVAPVAGPLLGGWISDNYSWPWIFYINVPVGLLAAWLSWRIYKDRESVTHKLPIDKTGLVLLVVWVGALQIMLDKGKELDWFQSPTIIALAVTTVIAFVFFIIWELTEAHPIVELRLFKGRNFTIGAVTLAIAYGVFFGNVVLLPLWLQSNMNYTATDAGIVTAPVGILAIALTPVVGRMLATRDPRQIVTFAFCVFALVCYMRANFTPQTDMQALMIPTIIQGAAMAAFFVPLTSITLSGLEPWRIPAAAGLSNFCRLTAGAFGTSIATTLWENRATLHHARLTETATPSSPAYEQVMHGLASLGMSAEQALNALNGMLDTQAFTMSALDVFYGSAIVFILLTGLVWFARPVRAKDAGAAEAAAGAH from the coding sequence ATGAATCCCGCCAGCAATGCCGTGCCGGCCCGATCCGAAGCGCCGGCAGCCCCTGCGGACCCGCAGCGTCCGGTCACCTATCCGCCGCTGGAGGGCGGCCTGCGGATCGTCGGCTCGATCGCCTTGTCCACGGCAGTGTTCATGAACGTACTGGACACCTCCATTGCGAACGTCTCCATTCCGACGATCTCGGGGGATCTGGGCGTCAGCACCAGCCAGGGCACGTGGGTGATCACGTCCTTCGCGGTCGCCAATGCCATTACCGTCCCGCTGACCGGCTGGCTGACGCAGCGCTTCGGCCAGGTGCGGCTGTTCGTGATCTCTACGCTGCTTTTCGTCGTGGCGTCATGGCTGTGCGGCTTCGCACCCACGCTGGAAACGCTCATCGCCTTCCGGGTGCTGCAGGGCGCCGTGGCCGGCCCGATGATCCCGCTGTCGCAAACGTTGATGCTGGCAAGCTTTCCCCGGAATAAGGCCGGCATGGCACTGGCCTTATGGTCGATGACAACACTGGTCGCGCCCGTCGCCGGACCGCTGCTGGGGGGCTGGATCTCCGACAACTACTCCTGGCCCTGGATCTTCTACATCAACGTCCCGGTCGGACTGCTCGCCGCGTGGCTCAGCTGGCGCATCTACAAGGACCGCGAGTCGGTCACCCACAAGCTGCCCATCGACAAGACCGGCCTGGTCTTGCTGGTGGTCTGGGTGGGCGCGCTGCAGATCATGCTGGACAAGGGCAAGGAACTGGATTGGTTCCAAAGCCCCACCATCATCGCTTTGGCCGTAACCACGGTGATCGCGTTCGTGTTCTTCATCATCTGGGAGCTGACGGAAGCGCATCCCATCGTGGAACTCCGGCTGTTCAAGGGACGCAATTTCACGATAGGTGCGGTCACGCTGGCCATCGCCTACGGGGTCTTCTTCGGTAACGTGGTGCTGCTGCCGCTATGGCTGCAAAGCAATATGAATTACACAGCCACCGACGCCGGTATCGTGACGGCGCCGGTGGGCATTCTGGCCATTGCGCTCACCCCTGTGGTCGGGCGCATGCTGGCCACGCGTGACCCGCGCCAAATCGTGACTTTCGCCTTCTGCGTCTTCGCGCTGGTTTGCTATATGCGCGCGAACTTCACGCCGCAAACGGACATGCAGGCGCTGATGATCCCCACCATCATCCAGGGCGCGGCCATGGCGGCTTTCTTCGTCCCATTGACGTCGATCACGCTGTCGGGCCTGGAACCGTGGCGCATCCCCGCGGCGGCCGGTTTGTCCAACTTCTGCCGCCTGACGGCCGGCGCTTTCGGCACCTCCATCGCCACCACGCTTTGGGAGAATCGTGCCACCCTGCACCATGCGCGCCTTACGGAAACGGCGACGCCAAGCTCGCCGGCCTACGAACAGGTCATGCATGGACTGGCATCGCTCGGCATGTCGGCCGAGCAGGCGCTGAATGCGCTGAACGGCATGCTCGATACCCAGGCCTTTACGATGTCCGCTCTGGATGTTTTCTACGGCTCGGCGATCGTTTTCATATTGCTGACCGGCCTGGTGTGGTTCGCGCGTCCCGTGCGGGCGAAGGATGCCGGCGCGGCGGAGGCCGCGGCGGGCGCTCACTGA
- a CDS encoding quinone oxidoreductase family protein, protein MASNTVKAIQLEAHGGPEVLKLVDVEVPPPGPNEVTVRQHAAGLNFIDIYYRTGLYPHPLPHGLGFEGAGVVEAVGSEVAHIKKGDRVAYGQSPLGAYAEMRNVPAINVVKLPKGIGFDEAAAMMLKGLTVQYLFRQTYRLQGHETILFHAAAGGVGLIACQWARALGVKLIGTVSSPEKAELAREHGAWQTIDYSRENVVERMLELTGGKKVPVVYDGVGKDTWEISLDCIEPRGLMVSFGNASGPVTGVNVGILNQKGCLYLTRPSLGIHVNTPAKLKAASDELFDLVLKKKIRMRIDQRYPLEQAGEAQTALASRKTTGATILTLGN, encoded by the coding sequence ATGGCCAGCAACACAGTCAAGGCAATCCAACTGGAGGCCCATGGCGGCCCGGAAGTCCTGAAGTTGGTTGACGTGGAGGTGCCCCCGCCGGGCCCCAACGAGGTGACCGTGCGCCAGCATGCGGCCGGCTTGAATTTCATCGATATCTACTATCGCACGGGCCTGTATCCTCATCCGTTGCCGCACGGCCTGGGCTTCGAAGGCGCGGGCGTGGTGGAAGCGGTGGGCAGCGAAGTCGCCCATATCAAAAAGGGCGACCGCGTCGCGTACGGCCAGAGCCCCTTGGGCGCCTATGCCGAAATGCGCAACGTGCCGGCGATCAACGTCGTGAAATTACCCAAGGGAATCGGCTTCGACGAGGCCGCCGCGATGATGCTCAAGGGCCTCACCGTGCAATATCTGTTCCGCCAGACATATCGCCTGCAAGGCCACGAGACCATTCTCTTCCACGCGGCCGCGGGCGGCGTCGGCTTGATTGCTTGCCAGTGGGCCAGGGCCTTGGGCGTAAAACTGATCGGCACGGTCTCCAGTCCGGAAAAGGCCGAACTCGCGCGCGAGCATGGCGCATGGCAGACCATCGATTACTCGCGTGAAAACGTCGTCGAACGCATGCTGGAACTGACCGGTGGGAAAAAGGTGCCGGTGGTGTACGACGGCGTGGGCAAGGATACCTGGGAGATATCGCTGGACTGCATCGAGCCGCGTGGCTTGATGGTCAGTTTCGGCAATGCGTCGGGGCCGGTTACCGGCGTCAATGTGGGCATCCTGAACCAAAAGGGTTGCCTGTACCTGACGCGGCCATCCCTCGGCATACATGTAAATACGCCGGCCAAACTGAAAGCCGCCTCGGATGAGCTGTTCGATCTTGTGCTGAAAAAGAAAATCCGCATGCGCATCGACCAGCGCTATCCGCTCGAACAGGCGGGCGAGGCGCAGACCGCCCTGGCTTCCCGCAAAACAACCGGCGCGACCATCCTGACGCTGGGTAACTGA
- a CDS encoding aspartate aminotransferase family protein → MSTTSQSHAQDIRHQIHPYTNAVKHRSVGPRVIDRGEGIYVYDDEGNKYLEGMAGLWSVAVGFGEPRLVQAATRQMGKLPYYHTFTHKSNAPSIALAERLIGYTQGRMSGAFFTNSGSEANDTVIKFVWYYNNALGRPLKKKIIARQRGYHGVTVASASLTGLAGNHRDFDLPLPQMKHVSCPHHYRHANPGETEEDFATRMAAELEAFILQEGPDTVAAFIGEPVMGAGGVIVPPRTYWPKIQAVCRKYDVLLIADEVITGFGRLGTFFGSDTYGIEPDIMVLSKQITSSYIPLAAVLVSPKVHETIAENSGRVGTLGHGYTASGHPVATAVALENLNIIEERGLVENALRSGEVLQQELRALAGHPLVGEVRGVGLIAGVELVADKAEKRPFEPLGKAGAYAYEQAHAHGLIIRGIQDTVAFCPPLIITPDEVRDMVARFVRTLEDVTRFVAA, encoded by the coding sequence ATGTCGACCACCAGCCAATCCCACGCGCAGGATATCCGCCATCAGATCCACCCCTATACCAACGCGGTCAAGCATCGCAGCGTCGGTCCGCGCGTCATCGACCGCGGAGAGGGAATCTACGTCTACGACGACGAGGGCAACAAGTACCTGGAGGGGATGGCCGGCCTCTGGAGCGTGGCGGTGGGCTTCGGCGAACCCCGCCTGGTGCAGGCCGCCACCCGGCAGATGGGCAAGCTGCCCTACTACCACACGTTCACGCACAAATCGAACGCGCCCTCGATTGCCCTGGCCGAACGCCTGATCGGCTATACGCAAGGGCGGATGTCCGGGGCCTTCTTCACCAATTCCGGCTCTGAAGCGAACGATACGGTCATCAAGTTCGTCTGGTATTACAACAACGCGCTGGGCCGTCCCCTGAAGAAGAAAATCATCGCGCGCCAACGCGGCTATCACGGCGTGACGGTGGCCTCGGCCAGCCTTACCGGACTGGCCGGCAATCATCGCGATTTCGATCTGCCCCTGCCGCAGATGAAACACGTCTCGTGCCCCCACCATTACCGCCACGCCAATCCGGGCGAAACCGAGGAAGACTTTGCCACCCGGATGGCGGCCGAACTGGAAGCGTTCATCCTGCAGGAAGGTCCGGACACCGTCGCCGCCTTCATCGGCGAACCCGTCATGGGCGCGGGTGGCGTAATCGTGCCGCCACGCACGTACTGGCCCAAGATACAGGCCGTGTGCCGGAAGTACGACGTATTGCTGATCGCCGACGAAGTCATCACCGGCTTCGGCCGGCTGGGTACGTTCTTCGGCAGCGACACCTATGGCATCGAACCGGACATCATGGTGCTGTCCAAGCAGATTACGTCCTCGTATATCCCCCTGGCGGCCGTCCTGGTGTCGCCCAAGGTGCATGAGACGATCGCCGAAAACAGCGGCCGCGTCGGGACGCTGGGTCATGGCTACACAGCCAGCGGCCATCCGGTGGCCACCGCCGTGGCGCTGGAAAACCTGAACATCATCGAGGAACGCGGCCTGGTGGAAAACGCGTTGCGCTCGGGCGAAGTGCTGCAGCAGGAGCTTCGCGCGCTGGCCGGCCATCCGCTGGTGGGCGAAGTGCGCGGCGTAGGCCTGATCGCCGGGGTGGAACTGGTGGCCGACAAGGCCGAGAAGCGGCCTTTCGAGCCGCTGGGCAAGGCCGGTGCCTATGCCTACGAACAGGCCCATGCGCATGGCCTGATCATTCGCGGGATCCAGGACACAGTGGCATTCTGCCCACCGTTGATCATCACGCCGGACGAAGTGCGCGATATGGTGGCGCGATTTGTCCGCACGCTGGAGGACGTCACGCGCTTCGTCGCCGCCTGA
- a CDS encoding DMT family transporter has protein sequence MNSTVATPATGAYSSRAVGFFLAALGAILFSGKAIVVKFTYEYGVDAVTLIAFRMLFSLPFFAYIGWRQSRRAVRGEIPVLTRTECAKVVLLGLIGYYLSSFLDFLGLRYISVGLERLILFLAPTMVLLITAFWLKRPIAARQWLALLLSYLGVVLVFAHDMSQTDGGAVLLGSAFVFASAFSYALYLIGSGELVKRVGAMRLTAYAMSVSSIACIVQFFLLHPASVLIQPAGFYGLSLIHATVNTVLPVFMIMSAVSRIGPPLAAQLGMLGPVSVLFLAFWFLGEPVTAWQLAGTAFVLAGVFVLTAPASAKRN, from the coding sequence ATGAATTCGACCGTCGCAACACCGGCCACCGGGGCTTATTCCAGCCGCGCCGTCGGTTTTTTCCTGGCCGCCCTGGGCGCCATCCTCTTCTCCGGCAAAGCCATCGTCGTCAAGTTCACCTACGAGTACGGGGTGGACGCGGTCACGCTTATCGCTTTTCGCATGCTTTTCTCGCTGCCTTTCTTTGCCTATATCGGATGGCGTCAATCGCGGCGTGCCGTGCGCGGCGAAATACCGGTCCTGACGCGCACGGAGTGCGCGAAGGTCGTGCTGCTCGGCCTGATCGGCTATTACCTGTCGAGCTTCCTGGATTTTCTCGGGCTGCGTTACATCAGCGTGGGCCTGGAGCGGCTGATTCTTTTCCTGGCACCGACCATGGTGCTATTGATCACGGCGTTCTGGCTGAAGCGGCCCATCGCCGCCCGCCAGTGGCTGGCGCTGTTGCTGTCCTATCTTGGTGTCGTCCTGGTGTTCGCGCACGACATGTCGCAAACGGACGGCGGCGCCGTCCTATTGGGATCCGCCTTCGTGTTCGCGTCGGCGTTCTCGTATGCGTTGTATCTGATCGGTTCGGGCGAACTCGTCAAGCGGGTCGGAGCCATGCGCCTGACCGCCTATGCGATGTCGGTTTCAAGCATCGCCTGCATCGTGCAGTTTTTCCTGCTGCATCCGGCCTCTGTCCTGATTCAGCCCGCGGGTTTCTATGGATTGTCACTGATCCATGCCACCGTCAATACCGTCTTGCCGGTGTTCATGATCATGAGTGCGGTGTCCCGCATCGGGCCGCCGCTGGCGGCTCAGCTGGGTATGCTGGGCCCGGTATCGGTGCTGTTTCTCGCCTTCTGGTTTCTTGGCGAGCCGGTGACCGCCTGGCAACTGGCCGGAACGGCATTTGTGCTGGCGGGCGTCTTCGTGCTCACCGCGCCGGCTTCGGCAAAACGGAATTGA
- a CDS encoding MarR family winged helix-turn-helix transcriptional regulator, producing MNDESTVTSGESPPYRCDRTRVEDNPGYLIRLVFNSLNRALDQEMAPLGLTATQWRPVAMVALGRADTAAELARLNEVDTGAMTRTLDRLEAKKLLRRKRSELDRRVVKIELTEEGEAMVREIPANIARTLNHYLRGFSEHEVDLLTHFLRRMLANGSAPVPPAKG from the coding sequence ATGAACGACGAATCCACTGTCACGTCAGGCGAGTCCCCGCCTTACCGCTGCGACCGCACCCGGGTCGAGGACAACCCCGGCTACCTCATCCGCCTGGTCTTCAATTCCCTGAATCGGGCGTTGGACCAGGAGATGGCGCCGCTGGGGCTGACCGCAACCCAATGGCGCCCCGTGGCGATGGTGGCGCTGGGCCGTGCCGATACCGCTGCCGAGCTGGCCCGCCTGAACGAGGTGGACACCGGCGCGATGACGCGTACGCTGGACCGGCTGGAAGCCAAGAAGTTGCTGCGCCGCAAGCGCAGCGAACTGGACCGCCGTGTCGTGAAGATCGAACTTACCGAAGAAGGCGAAGCGATGGTGCGGGAGATCCCGGCCAACATCGCGCGCACACTCAACCACTACCTGCGCGGGTTCTCCGAACACGAAGTGGACCTGTTGACCCACTTCCTGCGTCGCATGCTGGCAAACGGTTCGGCGCCGGTGCCGCCAGCCAAAGGTTGA
- a CDS encoding efflux transporter outer membrane subunit, translating into MKRLSILLLAIVLSGCAFMEKGPAPVAELTGQKLGLAESAAAWPTTQWWERYGDSQLDALVQEALANNPTMSAAQARLAQANAAVGGARAPLLPRVDANYSLQREHISKTYIYPDPLGGSVQSDNSLGLNFSYELDFWGKNRSALQAALSSEQAAEADKQAARTMLSSAMVQSYLNLQNAFAQRDVLQRIIKQRDEALSITRQRFSAGLDTQVEVKQAESQLASAKVQLTQIETTLAQLRNQVAALAGAGPQRGQALQEAHLTAPAGGVPASIPLDLLGHRADVVAARWRAEAARHTIDVAKADFYPNVNITAFIGFQALGTNNLLQAASHAANIGPAISLPIFHGGELNANLAGRRADTDLAVSDYNQTVLDAVRQTADALDALRLIGRETAEQRQARESIDAAYDLAVNRYKAGLGNYLTVLVAQNEVLTQARLETDLRFRTYKLDADLANALGGGYVPAPANAELARNQDNLNTTR; encoded by the coding sequence ATGAAACGCCTATCGATCTTGCTATTGGCAATCGTCCTGAGCGGTTGCGCCTTCATGGAAAAAGGGCCCGCGCCCGTGGCCGAACTTACTGGTCAAAAGCTGGGCTTGGCCGAGAGCGCCGCAGCCTGGCCCACCACGCAGTGGTGGGAACGGTATGGCGACTCGCAACTCGACGCCCTCGTGCAGGAGGCGTTGGCGAACAATCCCACGATGTCGGCCGCACAGGCACGGTTGGCGCAAGCGAATGCGGCAGTGGGAGGCGCCCGCGCGCCCCTGCTGCCGCGCGTCGATGCGAACTATTCGCTGCAGCGCGAACATATCTCCAAAACCTATATCTATCCCGATCCGCTCGGCGGTTCGGTCCAGAGCGACAACAGCCTGGGGCTGAATTTCAGTTACGAGCTGGACTTCTGGGGCAAGAATCGCTCCGCCCTGCAGGCCGCGCTATCGAGCGAACAGGCGGCGGAAGCCGATAAGCAGGCGGCGCGCACGATGTTGTCCAGCGCCATGGTGCAAAGCTACCTGAACCTGCAGAATGCCTTCGCGCAGCGCGACGTTCTACAGCGCATCATCAAGCAACGCGACGAAGCCCTGTCCATTACGCGGCAGCGTTTCAGCGCGGGGCTCGATACCCAGGTGGAAGTCAAGCAGGCAGAGTCCCAACTGGCTTCGGCCAAGGTGCAGCTGACGCAGATCGAGACGACACTGGCGCAACTGCGCAACCAGGTGGCGGCCCTGGCCGGTGCCGGCCCGCAACGTGGGCAAGCCTTGCAGGAAGCGCACTTGACCGCGCCGGCCGGCGGCGTTCCGGCCTCGATTCCGCTGGACCTGCTGGGACACCGGGCCGATGTCGTGGCCGCCCGCTGGCGCGCCGAGGCCGCGCGCCATACCATCGACGTCGCGAAGGCGGATTTCTACCCCAACGTCAATATCACCGCCTTCATCGGTTTCCAGGCGCTGGGCACCAACAACCTGCTGCAGGCCGCCAGCCATGCCGCGAATATCGGGCCCGCCATTTCCCTGCCTATTTTTCACGGCGGCGAATTGAACGCCAACCTGGCCGGCCGCCGCGCCGACACGGATCTGGCGGTATCGGACTACAACCAGACCGTGCTGGACGCCGTCCGGCAGACCGCCGACGCGTTGGACGCGCTGCGCCTGATCGGACGCGAGACAGCCGAACAGCGCCAGGCACGCGAATCCATCGACGCCGCCTACGACCTGGCCGTCAACCGCTACAAGGCCGGGCTGGGCAATTACCTGACGGTCCTGGTGGCACAGAACGAAGTGCTGACGCAGGCCCGGCTGGAAACGGACCTGCGCTTCCGCACCTATAAGCTGGACGCGGACCTTGCCAACGCATTGGGCGGCGGCTATGTACCAGCGCCGGCCAACGCGGAACTCGCGCGCAACCAGGACAACCTGAATACCACTCGTTGA
- a CDS encoding tartrate dehydrogenase, whose amino-acid sequence MAKKHRIAVIPGDGIGKEVVPEGLRVLDVAAGKFGIEFQWDHFDWSCDYYARHGKMMPDDWATQIGGHEAIFFGAIGWPDAVPDHEALWGSLFRFRRDFDQYINLRPVRLMPGVVSPLANRKPGDIDFFIVRENTEGEYSNSGGKLFAGTEREIVIQESVFTRVGAERVLKFAFELARKRGKHLTAATKSNGISISMPWWDERVAEMAQHYPDVRWDKFHIDILCAHFVQRPDTFDVVVASNLFGDILSDLGPACTGTIGIAPSANLNPERKFPSLFEPVHGSAPDIYGKGIANPIGQIWSGALMLDFLGYPEAAAAVVSAIEHVLANGPRTPDMKGQARTEDVGRAVAERLAAQ is encoded by the coding sequence GTGGCTAAAAAACACAGGATCGCGGTAATTCCCGGCGACGGTATCGGCAAGGAGGTGGTTCCGGAAGGGCTGCGCGTGCTCGACGTCGCGGCCGGCAAGTTCGGTATCGAATTCCAGTGGGACCACTTCGACTGGAGTTGCGATTACTACGCCCGGCACGGGAAGATGATGCCGGACGATTGGGCGACGCAGATCGGCGGCCACGAGGCCATCTTCTTCGGCGCCATCGGTTGGCCGGACGCCGTACCGGACCATGAAGCCCTGTGGGGGTCGTTGTTCCGCTTCCGCCGCGATTTCGACCAGTACATCAATCTGCGCCCTGTCCGGCTGATGCCGGGGGTCGTATCGCCCCTGGCCAATCGCAAGCCCGGCGATATCGATTTCTTTATCGTCCGCGAGAACACCGAAGGGGAGTATTCCAACAGCGGTGGCAAGCTTTTCGCCGGCACGGAGCGGGAAATCGTCATCCAGGAAAGCGTGTTCACGCGCGTCGGCGCCGAACGGGTGCTGAAGTTCGCGTTCGAACTTGCGCGCAAGCGCGGCAAGCACCTGACGGCCGCCACCAAATCCAACGGTATTTCGATTTCCATGCCGTGGTGGGACGAAAGGGTGGCCGAGATGGCGCAGCACTATCCCGACGTGCGGTGGGACAAGTTCCATATCGATATCCTGTGCGCCCACTTCGTGCAGCGTCCGGATACCTTCGACGTCGTGGTGGCCTCGAATCTGTTCGGCGACATCCTTTCCGACCTGGGGCCGGCCTGCACCGGCACGATCGGCATCGCCCCTTCGGCCAACCTGAATCCGGAACGCAAGTTCCCGTCCTTGTTCGAGCCGGTGCATGGATCCGCGCCGGACATTTACGGCAAGGGCATCGCCAATCCCATTGGGCAGATCTGGAGCGGCGCGCTGATGCTGGATTTCCTCGGCTACCCGGAAGCCGCCGCGGCGGTGGTCTCGGCGATCGAGCACGTATTGGCAAACGGCCCGCGAACCCCCGATATGAAGGGGCAGGCTCGCACGGAAGACGTGGGACGCGCCGTCGCGGAGCGACTGGCCGCCCAGTAA
- a CDS encoding class 1 fructose-bisphosphatase: protein MKRKTLTQYLVEQQRQAQAVGPEVRLLIEVVARACKAISHAVSKGALGGVLGSLESENVQGEVQKKLDVMSNEVLLEANEWGGHLAAMASEEMETIHLIPNRYPKGEYLLLFDPLDGSSNIDVNVSIGTIFSVLRAPHEVHGQPVTEKDFLQCGKQQVAAGYAVYGPQSMLVLTVGNGVVGFTLDREMGSWVLTHENMQIPPDTKEFAINMSNMRHWAPPVKRYIDDCLAGKTGPRGKDFNMRWVASMVADVHRILTRGGIFMYPWDAREPSKPGKLRLMYEANPMSFIVEQAGGASINGKQRILDIEPSQLHERVSVILGSRNEVETVARYHREHDAEASS from the coding sequence TTGAAACGCAAAACCCTGACCCAGTATCTGGTCGAGCAGCAGCGCCAGGCGCAGGCGGTCGGCCCGGAAGTCCGCCTCCTTATCGAAGTGGTGGCCCGCGCCTGCAAGGCGATCAGCCATGCCGTCAGCAAAGGCGCGCTGGGCGGCGTGCTGGGCAGCCTGGAGTCGGAAAATGTGCAGGGCGAAGTCCAGAAAAAACTGGATGTCATGTCCAACGAAGTCCTTCTCGAGGCCAACGAATGGGGCGGACATCTGGCCGCAATGGCTTCCGAGGAGATGGAAACCATCCATCTGATTCCGAACCGTTATCCCAAGGGCGAATACCTGCTGCTATTCGATCCCCTGGACGGTTCTTCCAATATCGACGTCAATGTCTCGATCGGCACGATTTTCTCGGTATTGCGCGCACCGCACGAGGTCCATGGCCAGCCTGTCACGGAAAAGGACTTCCTGCAGTGCGGCAAACAGCAGGTGGCGGCCGGCTATGCGGTCTATGGACCGCAGTCCATGCTGGTCCTGACCGTCGGCAATGGCGTCGTGGGCTTTACGCTGGATCGGGAGATGGGTTCCTGGGTGCTGACACATGAAAACATGCAGATTCCGCCGGACACCAAGGAATTTGCCATCAATATGTCGAATATGCGGCACTGGGCGCCGCCCGTGAAGCGCTATATAGACGATTGCCTGGCCGGCAAGACCGGTCCGAGGGGCAAGGACTTCAATATGCGCTGGGTCGCGTCGATGGTGGCGGATGTACACCGCATCCTGACGCGCGGCGGCATCTTCATGTATCCCTGGGACGCACGCGAACCCTCCAAGCCGGGCAAGCTGCGCCTGATGTATGAAGCAAATCCCATGAGTTTCATCGTCGAACAGGCGGGCGGTGCTTCCATCAACGGCAAGCAACGCATTCTGGACATCGAACCGAGCCAACTGCACGAGCGCGTAAGCGTCATACTGGGATCACGCAACGAAGTGGAAACCGTCGCCCGCTATCATCGCGAGCACGACGCCGAGGCCTCCAGCTAG